From Apium graveolens cultivar Ventura chromosome 9, ASM990537v1, whole genome shotgun sequence, the proteins below share one genomic window:
- the LOC141685181 gene encoding putative mitochondrial protein AtMg00310, producing the protein MRMDDDNSLYLGLPSMIGHNKSAVFRSLKDKMRSCIQGWDGKWFSVAGKKVLIKMVLQSIPTYIMSVFLLPNKVCRDIEGLISTYWWKSLRQSKGIYWRAWERLSTHKFNGGMGFKNITDFNLTMVGTQGWRLVQFENSLISRFFKEKYYPHGNFLSAQLGRNPSYVWRSIREAQTLLKRGARWRIGDGCDIHVLEQHWLIDSRNPFITTQNVVLQGGTN; encoded by the coding sequence ATGAGGATGGATGATGACAACAGCTTGTATTTGGGACTTCCTAGCATGATAGGGCATAATAAATCTGCTGTGTTTAGGAGTCTGAAAGATAAAATGCGAAGTTGTATCCAAGGATGGGATGGAAAATGGTTCTCAGTGGCTGGGAAAAAAGTGCTAATAAAGATGGTGTTACAATCTATACCTACTTACATCATGAGTGTGTTTCTTCTGCCGAACAAAGTGTGTCGCGATATTGAGGGATTGATAAGTACATACTGGTGGAAATCCTTAAGGCAGAGTAAGGGCATTTATTGGCGTGCTTGGGAGAGGTTGAGTACACATAAATTTAATGGAGGTATGGGGTTTAAAAATATAACAGATTTCAACCTGACAATGGTGGGAACACAAGGATGGAGACTTGTTCAGTTTGAAAACTCTCTTATCAGTCGATTCTTTAAGGAGAAATACTATCCCCATGGAAATTTCCTGTCAGCTCAGTTGGGTCGAAATCCTAGTTACGTTTGGAGAAGTATACGGGAAGCGCAAACTCTACTTAAAAGAGGAGCTAGATGGAGAATTGGAGATGGATGCGATATTCATGTTTTAGAACAACATTGGCTTATTGACTCGCGAAACCCGTTTATTACTACACAGAATGTAGTACTACAAGGGGGTACCAATTAA